The following proteins are co-located in the Mus pahari chromosome 14, PAHARI_EIJ_v1.1, whole genome shotgun sequence genome:
- the Csf2 gene encoding granulocyte-macrophage colony-stimulating factor, which translates to MWLQNLLFLGIVVYSLSAPTRSPITVTRPWKHVEAIKEALNLLDGTPVTLNEEVEVVSNEFSFKRLTCVQTRLKIFEQGLRGNFVKLKGALNMTASYYQTYCPPTSESDCELQVTTFADFIDSLKTFLTGIPLECEKTVRK; encoded by the exons ATGTGGCTGCAGAATTTACTTTTCCTGGGCATTGTGGTCTACAGCCTCTCAGCACCCACCCGCTCACCCATCACTGTCACCCGGCCTTGGAAGCATGTAGAGGCCATCAAAGAAGCCCTGAACCTCCTGGATGGCACGCCTGTCACATTG AACGAAGAGGTAGAAGTTGTCTCTAACGAGTTCTCCTTCAAG AGGCTAACATGTGTGCAGACCCGCCTGAAGATATTCGAGCAGGGTCTACGGGGCAATTTTGTCAAACTCAAGGGCGCCTTGAACATGACAGCCAGCTACTACCAGACGTACTGCCCCCCAACCTCG GAATCTGACTGTGAATTACAAGTCACCACCTTTGCGGATTTCATAGACAGCCTTAAAACCTTTCTGACTGGTATCCCCTTAGAATGCGAAAAAACAGTCCGAAAATGA